DNA sequence from the Sandaracinaceae bacterium genome:
CGGCGGGCTACTCCGGCACGCCTCTGGTGAAGAAGCTCGGCATCAAACCCGGACAGCGGCTCGCATACCTGAACGCGCCTTCGCCGTTGCCCGCCGAGCTGGCCGCCTACGAGCACGACGGTCCCATCGCGTCGACCTTGCGCGGGGCGGCGCGCGACGTGATCGTCTGGTTCGTGACCGAGCGTCGCGTGCTCGAGACGCGCTTCGCGCGCACGGTGAGCGCGCTCGACCCGTTCGGCGGGCTCTGGGTGGCCTGGCCGAAGCGCGCGTCCGGGGTGAGCACCGACGTCACGGAGGACGTGGTCCGCGCGGTCGCGCTGGCAGCCGGCTTGGTGGACAACAAGGTCTGCGCCGTGGACGCCACGTGGTCTGGCCTGCGGTGCGTCGTGCGCGTCGCGGACCGACCGAAGAAGCGCTGATCCATGCGGGGGAATTGCCGCGGGCTCGCGTCGTAGACTGGGCCCACGTGCAACCCGCGCATCACCGCTTCAGCCGCCTCGTCGACCTCCTGCAGGACATGGACGCGCGCCTCCGGGGGCCTCGCGCTCGGAAGCCGGTGCCCGTGCGCGCTCCCCTCGGGGATGCAGCATCGGCGCCGCTGCTCGCCGCGCTCCCACCCGCCGCCGCCGAGTTCTTCGCCAACGTCGGCTACGACGCGCGTTGGGAGTCCGTGCTCCCCGACCCTCGCGTGGCGCTGGTGCATACGCCCAGCGAGCAGCGTCTCGTCTTCGACCGCCTCGGCGTGGATCCGCAGCAGGTCCCCGTGCGCCCCCTCGCGCTGGCTCAGGACGGCTTCTCGGTCTGGTACCTGGACCTCGACGCCGACGTGGAGGACCCCCCTGTGATGGGGCTGAACAGCGACCTCGACGGCCCCGTCGTCGCGTCGCCGACGTTCTCTCGGTACGTCGCCCAGCACCTGGTCACGTTGGCGATGGGGGGCGGCGGTCGCGTGGCGTTCGAGCCCTCGCGGCCTCTTTCTGGCGAGCTGCTGCTGCCGGACCTGCACCCGGGGTTGATGGCCGCGGGCGGTGGGCTGCTGCTTCCGTACGACGACAGCGTGGACGCCGCCGACGCCCGCGTGTGGCTCGCGTTCTCGAAGGTCGCCGAGCTCGTGCAGGCGCTGCCGTGGGACGAGCTCCCGCTGGCGTGGCTCAGCGGATACGTGGACCCGGGCAAGACACC
Encoded proteins:
- a CDS encoding DUF3052 family protein, which codes for MRPVPPTAGYSGTPLVKKLGIKPGQRLAYLNAPSPLPAELAAYEHDGPIASTLRGAARDVIVWFVTERRVLETRFARTVSALDPFGGLWVAWPKRASGVSTDVTEDVVRAVALAAGLVDNKVCAVDATWSGLRCVVRVADRPKKR